AGATCGGCGGCGACGCCGAGGAGCGTGCGGCGGCCTACATCGCCGAGAACGTCACCAAGCCGGTGGTGGGTTACGTCGCGGGCTTCACGGCTCCCGAGGGCAAGACGATGGGCCACGCAGGCGCAATCGTGTCCGGTTCCTCCGGTACCGCCTCGGCGAAGAAGGAAGCGTTGGAGGCTGTCGGCGTCAAGGTCGGCAAGACCCCCAGCGAGACCGCGGCACTGGCTCGCGAGGCCGTTGCGGCCCTCGCAGGCTGAGTCGCCACAGGTCACACTGATCAACAGCAGGGCCGGACATTCCTTGGGATGTCCGGCCTGCTGTCGTTTCAGCGCCCCCGATGTCCTTCGATGCGCTCCGCTCGAAGGCGGTTGTGGGGCGGTTCGGCCAGATGGACCCATTGTGGGTTCGACCCATCCGGGTGCTCGATCACCGAGACGCGTGGCGGTACACCGGACAGAGAGTCAAAGAGTGGAACCCCGTGAGACCGGAATTCGTCCTATCCGGGCGATCGGCTAGCGTTCGGGCTACCCGATAACGGCAGTGTCGCGATAACGACACCGTCGCGAGAACCGACAGTGTTCGATAGGGGCAATGTCTGCGGACCGCACAGTGCCCTCGCGAACGTGGTCCTCGAACATGAGCCAGGTATCAAGAACAAGCATCGCCTGAAGAACGGCAATGCTCGATGAACGGCTGGGCCCGCCCCGAGGACCCATGCCGATGTACGGCGGCGTTTGACGAACGGCAGTGTTCGACCCCGGCAGCGCCCGCATCCCGGTGGAGGAGGAGACCCCGCCATGTCCGTGCCCTACGGCGCACCTCAGCAGCAGCAACCGCAGGCAGGTAGTCCAGCGCAGCCTGCGGGAGGACTCAGCATCGAGTCCATCCTCGCCATTGTCGGAGCAGGCCTCGGCCTCGTCGTGTACCTGCTCGCCTTCGGCGAGGAATACATCGCGCCGACCTTCGGCGTGGGCGGCGACGCCCGCTCGGCGACCTCCTTGCTGGTCATCGCGGGCATTCTCGCAGGGCTGGCCCTGCTGCCCAAGGGGCCGCAGCTGCAGCTGCTGTCCTCGTTGATCGCAGTGGTGGGTGTGCTGTCGCTGCTCCAGCACGTGGTCCACTGGCCCGGTGACGTGTCCGCCATGGCGATCGTGGCGTTGATCGTCGGCATCCTGGAAGCGGGCGCCATCGTCGCAACCTGGCTGTTCAAGGAGGGCATCATCAAGGCCGCTCCGAAGCAGGCCTACCCGCAGCAGCAGGGCAACTGGAATCCGCAGAGCGGCGGCATCCCGCAGGCCGGTCAGTACGGTCAGCAGGCGCCGCAGGCGCAGTACGGCCAGCAGCAGGCCCAGTACGGCCAGGCGGAACAGCAGTCGTACGGCCAGCAGGCCGCACCGGCGACCGGCGGGCAGCCCGCCCAGCCCGCGCCGCAGTACGGCCAGCAGGGCACCGAGATCTTCGGTGGTGTCGCGCAGCAGCCCGGTCAGTACGGCCAGGGCACGCCGCCCCCCGGTGGTTACGGCCAGGGCTGATCGGCCGCCACAACAGCCACTCGATGCCGTGATTCGGTTCGCCGGATCACGGCATCGCTGTCTCCGCCGGTTGCGTCGCCACTCGGATGCGTCGCCGATGAGACCCGCAGCTCACCCGTTCGGGCGCGGCGAGGCTGGGCCGAACGGGGCAATGTCGGTGCGACCCTGCCCGCGTGGTCACGCTTCGAACGGCTCGTGAGGAAGGCACGGATCGCGACGCGGTCCCCGAGGCCGGGCAGCTCGATCGCGCCAGAGTCGTGTCGTCCTCCGTACTGGGTGCGCTGCTGCTCGGTGGTCTGATGGTGGTCGCATTGGCTGCGGTGACACTGAGCACCGCAGGCTCGGATGGAATATCCGCCGAGGCACTGCTGGGCCTGTCGATTCCCGGTTGGCTGGCGAGTCATCAGGTTCCGTTGACCATCGGCGGCTACCCGTTCGGCGTGCTGCCCCTGTTGCCGACCCTGATCCTGTTGTGGCTGGTCGGCACGAGCGTCGCCACGGCGGCGCGGCGGTTGGCCGCCACTGCCTGGACCGGTTTGTTGCTGATCGCGGTGACGGCATCCGCGCATTGTGTTCTGGCCGTCGCCCTTGCCGAAGCGGTGACCGGTGGCAGTGCTGGTGCGGTGCTGGCCGTTCCCTCGACCTCGGGGTTGACCGCTGGGCTGCTGGCAGCGGTGGCGGCCGCGCTCGGCCTGCTGCGGGCCGGGGTCTTCGGGGAGTGGCTCGATGCCCTGCCCACGAGTCTCCGGCAGGGCGCCCGGGTTGGTCTGTTCGTGGTGGCGGGCCTGCTGGCGGCGGGTACTTCGGTGCTGCTCATCGGGCTGCTCTCGGCCACCCCGGACGTCGTGGGACTGTTCACCCAGGATCGCAGCGGTGATGCGATCGGTCTGCTGCTCTGCTCGCTGGCCTACCTGCCCAACGCCGTGATCGCGGGCGCCTCCTTCGTCCTCGGCCCGGGTTTCGTCTTCGGCGAGACGATGGTCAGTCCGCTGGCGGTCCGGCCGGGACCCATCCTGGAACTACCGCTGCTCGCCGCGTTGCCCACCACCTCGGCGCGGTCCTGGTGGGCGGTGAGCCTGCTGTTGCCGATCGTCGTCGGGTTGCTGGTCGGCCGGTACTGCCGTCGGATCGACGCCGCGCGCGGGGATCGACTGCGGATCCTGGCCTGGGGACTGGCGATGGCCGCCGTGCTCGCCGCGCTCGCCGCAGTTCTGGCAGGCGGCAGGCTCGGCGTCGGTGCTTTCGATCCGGTGCGGCTTCCGGCGTTGGGGATCGCCCTCGGTGTGGTGGGGTGGACCGGGATTCCGGCCGCCGTACTGGTGTTGGTCGGGCATCGTGTCGCTGAATCGGCGGCGGCGGTCGAGGCCGTCGCGTTCGCCCGGGTGCGCAGCGAGGACGGGGACGAGTCGGCTGAGGACGAGCTGGCCGAGGGCACGTCGGAGCGCGAGCCGGAGACCGACCAGCCGGATGCCGACCAGCGGGACACCGATTCCGGGACGGCGGATGAGACGGATCCCTCGGTATCGGCCGCCAAGCCGGAGACGGATGAGGACGACGGCCCGAGTGCCCCGGACCTCGGGCAACAGCCGAGGGGTGGGCACGACACCGTCGAGCCGAGTGCGGGATCGGCTGCGGTCCCCGACACCGCGAGTGAACGGCCCGCCGTCGAACACGAGCCCGGGCCGGACGAGCCCTCGGAGCATGCGGAGGTCTGGCCGGAGGACGACCAGGACGCGGTGCCGAGCACCTCGGCGGCTGGTTCAGCGGGCAACACGAGCGCCGACCGGGCCTGACCACACCGGCTCGGGGGCGGGCAGGCCGCCCTGACTGCGGTGATCGAGACGCCTCGACCTACGCTTGGGCATCCCTTCCCGGTTGTCGTGTAGGAGATCATGCTGAGCGCTTCGCCCCCGGATGCAGGGCCCGTCTCCTCCCGGCTTCGACTTCCCGTTCCGGCCCGTGTGGTCACCCTGCTCTCCGGCGCCGGGACACTCGCCCAGGCACTGCTGGATGCCGCAGTGGCCACCGATTTCCCGGCCCAGGTGGTGGCCGTTGGATCGGACCGCCCCGGCGCCGAGGGTCTGGCGCGCGCCGAAGGTGCAGGCCTGCCGACCTTCGCCGTCCGGCTCGCCGATCACCCGGACCGGGCGAGCTGGAACCGCGCGTTGGCCGAGGAGGTCGCCGCCTTCGAGCCGGACCTGGTGGTCTCGGCCGGTTTCATGAAGATCCTGGGACCGGACTTCCTCGCCCGTTTCGAGGGCCGGGTGTTGAACACGCACCCGGCGCTGCTGCCTGCCTTCCCCGGCGCGCACGCGGTCCGGGAGGCGCTCGACTACGGCGTTCGAGTCACCGGCTCCACCGTGCACCTGGTGGACGGCGGAGTGGATACCGGCCCCATCTTGGAGCAGGAGGCGGTTGTGGTGCTGCCCTCCGACACCGAGCAGACCTTGCACGAACGAATCAAGACGGTGGAACGCAGGCTGCTGGTCGACGTGGTGGCCCGGCTGGCCCGTGAGGGCTGCACCGTGATCGGACGAAAGGTGACAATCCCGTGACCGACGGTTCGGAGCGCACCGGCCACGACGCCCGTCGCCCGGTGCGACGCGCGCTGATCGCCGTGTCGGACAAGCAGAACCTGATCGAGTTCGCCAGAGGGCTGCACACGGCGGGGGTGGAGATCGTCTCCACCGGTGGTACCGCCGCGCGCATCGCCGAGGCGGACATCCCGGTCACCCCGGTCGAGAAGGTGACCGGTTTCCCGGAGTGCCTCGACGGCAGGGTCAAGACCCTGCATCCCGGTGTCCACGCGGGCCTGCTGGCCGACCTGCGCCGGGAGGAGCACGCCGAGCAGCTGCGGACCCTGGATATCGCGCCCTTCGACCTGCTGGTCGTGAACCTCTACCCGTTCACCCAGACCGTGGCCTCCGGCGCGGCGCCCGAGGACTGCGTCGAGCAGATCGACATCGGCGGACCCGCCATGGTGCGGGCCGGGGCGAAGAACCACGCCAACGTCGCCGTCGTGGTGGACCCGACGCGCTACAGCGCGGTGCTCGACAGCGTCACCTCGGGCGGATTCACCCTGGCCGAGCGGCAGAGCCTCGCCGCCGACGCCTTCCGACACACCGCCTCCTACGACATGGCGGTGGCCACCTGGATGGGCGAGACCCTGACGGCGGACGCCGAGCAGGGCGGCTTCGCGAGCTGGCTCGGTCGGAGCTGGGAGCGGGACCGGGTGCTGCGCTACGGCGAGAACCCACACCAGCAGGCCGCGTTGTATCTGACCGGCGGTGCGGCGCCCACCGGACTGGCCGGGGCGACCCAGCTGCACGGCAAGGGGATGTCCTACAACAACTACGTCGATGCGGACGCGGCCTGGCGGTCGGCACACGACCACGAGCTGCCCTGCGTCGCGGTGATCAAGCACGCCAATCCCTGCGGGATCGCCGTCTCCGAGCTGGCCGATGCGGGTGCCATCGCCGACGCACACCGCAAGGCCCACGCCTGCGACCCGGTCAGCGCCTTCGGCGGGGTCATCGCGGCGAACCGGCCGGTGACCGTGGAGATGGCCGAGCAGGTGTCGGACATCTTCACCGAGGTGATCATCGCCCCGGAGTTCCTCGACGGGGCGGTCGACGTGCTGACCAGGAAGAAGAACATCCGAATCCTGGTCGCCGAGCCGCCCGTCCGAGGCGCGGCCGAACTGCGGGCCATCTCCGGTGGGCTGCTGGTGCAGACCTCGGATGCGATCGATGCCGATGGCGACGACCCGGCGAACTGGACTCGGGTCGGTGCCGAGGTCGATGAGCAGACCGTGGCCGATCTGGCCTTCGCCTGGCGGGCCTGCCGCGCGGTGAAGTCGAACGCGATTCTGCTCGCCGACGGCGGCGCGACCGTCGGGGCGGGGATGGGCCAGGTCAATCGGGTGGATGCCGCCCGGCTGGCGGTGGCCAGGGCAGGCGATCGGGCCAAGGGTTCGGTGGCGGCCTCTGACGCGTTCTTCCCCTTCCCGGACGGGCTCCAGGTGTTGTTGGACGCCGGAGTGCGGGCCGTGGTGCAGCCCGGCGGCTCGGTGCGTGACGCCGAGGTGTTGGCCGCTGCGGAGGCTGCGGGCGTCACCGTGTTCCTCACCGGGACTCGGCACTTCGCGCACTGATTCCTCGTGCACCAGCGCGTGAACCGTCGCTGCGGGCGGCGGTTCACGCGCTGGGCACGGCGCGTGCCGCCGCCCGACTTTGCGAACTGCCGCCCGACACGTCGAGTGGAGGCAGAGTCACCGGGTCGGCTGCTGCCCGGGCCGGCCGTTGCTCGGCGGAGGTAGCACCGTTCGCAATGTCACGGAGATTCTTCGGCTCCGTGGGATACGCCCCGACTCCGTCGGGTCGGACTTCCTGGCCGCAATGGCGTGTCGCCACTCGTAGCGAGCGGGGCCGGTCAGCACGCATAGGCTGCCCGGCTCAAGTCGGACGGGTACTCGCACCGCGCCGTCCAGACTGGTGAAGTCCATGGTGCAGGCGGATCCGAGGCTGATCGTGGCAACATCCGGTCCAAAGCATGGAACACAGTCCACATGTGCGCTGATGCCTTGCCCCGGCAGGTACTCGTTGACGATGACCTGGTCGGCGCGCGAGGCCAGCGCCCCTTCCCGGTAGAGCCGTTCCGCCAGTCTCACCGCCCAGCCGGGCAGGGGCGGAGCCGGTGTACGACCAGTGACGGATCATCTGCCGTAGTCATAACGATGCCCGTATTGCTGCACTCGTCGCCTCAGCTCGTTCGACCAGGCTGCCACGTCGATTCGTGCCAACAGCTTTGCCTCGTCGTCGAGCCAGTACGGCAGATACCTCAGTCCGGGCACGGAAATCACCGTCGGGCCACCCTCATGCTCGTGTGAACCATTCTTCGGTCCAGGGCGATGCCGACCGTTGACGGACGCCGGGTCGGAGCAGGTCGCGCGGCGGAATCACCCGGTCGTGGCCTGTCCCACCCTTGACGGGCTCGGTCTGGGTCGGCTTTACTTGTCTCATCGATCGAACACATGTTCGATCATCTGTGTTTGGTCGTCAAGGCGGCAGGCGTCGGGGGCCTGCCACCTTGCAGGCGAAAGGGGAGCCGGTGTCCCGGGCTGCGGTCACCACGTTGGCAGCGTTGGACGGAGTGGTCGCGGCGTCGGGGATGGCCGTGGGCACTGCGGACTTCGCGGCACGACGGGTGCTGCCGGTTCGGGAACAGCTGGGTGCGCTACTCCCCTGGGGCGGTCTGCGTCGGGGCAGCACGGTGGCGGTGCGCGGGTCCACCCTGTTGCTCTTCGCGTTGATCGCAGAGGCCACCGCCGCCGGATCCTGGGCAGCAGTGGTGGGGATGACCGGGTTGGGGGTGCTCGCCGCCGCCGAAGCAGGCGTGGCGGTGGAGCGACTCGTCCTGGTTCCCCATCCAGGTAGGGATCCGGCGGCGGTGGTCGCCGCCTTGATCGACGGGGTCGATCTGGTCGTCGTGGCCGACACCCCGGGCTTGAGATCGTCCGAGGCCAGAAACCTGTCGGCCAGAGCGAGGCAACGCGGCTCGGTGTTGCTTCCGATGGATCGCGCCGAGGGCTGGCCCGCTCCCGATCTCGAGGTGAACTGCGTCGAGCAGACCTGGCGTGGGCCTGGAACCGGCGAGGGCCGGTTGCGTGATTGCGAGGCCACGGTGCAGGTGACCGGGCGAGGAGCCGCCGCCCGGCCCAAGACGGCCCGGATGCTCCTGGTCGAGGAGGGTGACCCCTTAGCCGGGCCTGTGCGACAGAGCGGTCGATCCGCCTCGGACAGGCTTTCGATTCCCGAGGTGGGCTGACCGGCCATCTCGGTGACGAGGATGTCGTATCCGCCCGCTGCGGCGGACCCAGACAGGTAAATGCCATGGCAGTGGCGCGTGCGGAGCAGAACCGATGTGGGCGTCGGTTCGTCCGCCGCGACGCGGCCGGGTCTGCCGAGAGACGACTCGGCGCCCCGAGGGCGGCCGTGCTGGGCCGCAGCGGGCTGCCGAGGAGTCCAGAGTCGATGAACAGCCGATGACGGCTGCCATCGCCAGGTCGCCGCCTAAGCCGTCGGTGGGTCGAGCGGCCGGCTGGATCGGCTCTCGGGCAGGGGCGTCGCGCCCAGCACAGGCGGTTCCCGCCGGGCATGGCCCGGTCAACGGCTGCGGCTCGACCGGGCCTGTTTCGACGTGCCCACGAGAGCGGGCGGAACACCAGGAAGGAGGACGTTCATGGCGGAGCGAACCGAGCCCGCGGAGACCGGGTCGACCGCCTGCGAGGCAACCACAGCCGGCTCGGCAGCGGATTCGGCGGCTTCCCCAGCGAAGTCGACCGGCACCCCGACCCGGCTGCTCGTCCTCTGGTGTCCGGACTGGCCGGTGGTGGCCGCCTGCGCCGATGCCGGACTGGAACCGGGGATTCCCGCTGCGGTCCTGGCCGCCAATCGGGTGGTCGCCTGCTCCACGGCGGCCAGGGCCGAGGGCGTCCGTCGGGGCGCCCGCAAACGCGACGCCCAATCACGGTGCCCCGGGCTCGCCGTGCTGCCTGCCGACCCGGCGCGGGACGCACGGCTCTTCGAGCCGGTCGCGGCTGCGGTAGAAGAACTGGTTGCCTCGGTGGAGATCGTGCGTCCAGGGGTGATCGCCGTTCCCGTGGCCGGGCCCGCGAGTTACTTCGGGGGCGAGGAGCAGATCGCCGAGCGGCTCATCGACATCGTCGCGGCTCGGGCCGGGGTGGAATGCCAGGTCGGGGTGGCGGACGGCTTGTTCGCCGCCATCCGAGCGGCCCGCCGGGGACAGCTGATTCCGTCGGGGGCCACCGCCGCCTTCCTGGCACCGTTGCCGGTCGAGGAATTGATCGACCCGGCCGAACGGAACGAGGAGCGGGAACGACTGGTCGACCTGCTACGCAGGCTCGGCCTGCGGACCCTGGGATCCTTCGCCGAGCTGACCGCAGCCGAGGTCGCCTCCCGCTTCGGGTTCGACGTGATCACCGCGCATCGCTTGGCCAGGGGAGTCGAGGAACGCCCCCTCGCCCGGCGACGGGTGCCGATCGACTCGGCGGTCACCCAGGAGTTCGACCCGCCGGTGGAACGGGTGGACGCGGCGGCGTTCGCGGCCAGGGCCTTGGCCGAACGGCTGCACGCCGGTCTGGTCGATCGGGGGTTGGCGTGTGTCCGGCTGGGCATCGTCGCCCGGACCGAACACGGTCAGGAACTCACTCGAGTCTGGCGCTGCGCCGAACCGCTCACCTCGACGGGCATCGCCGACCGGGTGCGTTGGCAGCTCGACGGCTGGCTTCGTCGCCCGGCAGACCGGGACCCGTCCCGAGGAAGCAGCCCTCGCCGAGCTCGGCGGGCAGCGAGCGGTGTGGGAGACGACACCGAGGCGCGACCGACCTCGGGGCTGATCCTGCTGCGGCTGGAGCCTGCGGAACTGGTCGGCTCCGGGAGTCTGCAACTCGACATGTTCAGCTCCCGGGATCGGGCGGGCACCGCCGCAGCCCAAGCGGGCCGGGCCCTGACCAGGGTGCAGGGCCTGCTCGGTCCCGATGCGGTGCTGCTGCCAGTCCTCGGTGGCGGGCGGGGACCAAGGGAACGGGTCCGATTGGTGCCCTGGGGAGACGAACCCGCCCCCGGGCTCGATCCGGCTCAGGCCTGGCCGGGCAGGCTGCCGTCGCCGTCGCCGTCGTTGCTGCCGGACCCGCCGACCTCGGTGCGGTTGCTCGACGCGGCGAGCGAACCGGTCGGTGTCACCGGGCGCTACGTACTGACCGCCGCGCCCACCCAGCTGCTCATCGGCGACGGACCGCCGAACCGGGTGTCGTCCTGGGCCGGGCCATGGCCGGTGGAAGAACGGTGGTGGACGACCGCGTTCGACGATCCGTCCATGCCCTCGGTGGCGTCGACCACCGCAGGCGCCCGGCCCGAGGGAGCCCGCCGAGTCGCCCGACTCCAGGTGGTCACCGCGACGACGGAGGGTGGCGGCGCCTACCTGCTGGCGAGGGAACACGGCGGTTGGTTCATCGAGGGAAGGTACTGATCATGGCCTGGGGCAATCCGCCGATTCCCTGGTCCGAGCTGGAACGCAGGCTCACGGGCCGACCCGCCGCACAGCCCGAGCAACAACAGCAGGCGCAGCAACCCGATCAGCAGCAACCCGACCGGCAGCAACCCGATCAGCAACAGCCGGAGCGATCCCTCGGCCACCGTCGCCGCCGAAGGATGCTCGATGGCCTGCTGACCAGCGTCATCGACGAACACCGGGATCGGGCCGCCGCCTCGGCTGCCGCTGCGGACCAGGTGCGGACAGGCGCGGAGCCGCCGTCCGAAGTGGCCTACGCCGAACTGCACTGCCACTCCAACTTCAGCTTTCTCGACGGCGCAGCCCACCCCGAGGAGCTGGTGGCGGAGGCCGCCCGCCTCGGCGTGCGGACCTTGGCGCTGACCGACCACGACGGGATGTACGGGGTGGTGCGGTTCGCCGAGGCCGCGGCCGAACACGGCGTCCGGACGGTCTTCGGCGCCGAATTGAGTCTGGAGCTACCCGGTTCGCAGAACGGGGTGGCCGATCCGGCGGGCACCCATCTGCTGGTGCTCGCCCGCGACCCGCAGGGCTACCACCTGTTGTGCCGGGCGATCAGCGAGGCGCAGCTGGCGGGCGGGGAGAAGGGGCGACCCAGCTATCGGCTCGACCGCCTGGCCGAGCATGCCGACGGACACTGGGTGATCCTCACCGGTTGCCGAAAGGGGGCGGTGCGCACGGCTTTGACCACGGGTGGCCCGCGCGCGGCTGCCGCCGAGCTACGCAGGCTGATCGAGTTGTTCGGCGCGGCGAACGTCGTGGTGGAACTCGTCGACCAAGGTTTGCCCACCGACAGCGAGTTCAACGATGCGTTGGCCGCGTTGGCCGAGGAGTTCGGCCTCGCGGTGGTGGCGACCAACGCGGTGCACTACACGGCGCCCGCCCGCCATCGGCTCGCCACGACGGTCGCCTCGGTCCGCGCGCGGCGCAGTCTGGACGAGATGGACGGCATGCTGCCCCCGGCAGGCGCCGCGCACCTGCGCTCCGGTGCGGAGATGGCGGCCCGATTCGCCCGGTATCCCGATGCCGTCGCCGGTGCCGCCCGGCTGGGCGAGCAGTGCGCCTTCGATCTGCGGCTCGTCGCGCCCACCCTGCCGCCCTTCGACGTCCCCGCCGGGCATACCGAGTCGAGCTACCTGCGTGAACTGGCGCTGCGCGGCGCGGCGAGTCGACACAGCTCCGAGCATCTGCCCACCGCGCTGCGGCAGATCGAGCACGAGCTCTCGGTGATCGATTCGCTCGGCTTCCCCGGTTATTTCCTGGTGGTGCACGACATCGTCCAGTTCTGCCGCCGGTCGGACATCCTCTGTCAGGGACGGGGCTCGGCCGCGAACTCCGCGGTCTGCTTCGCCCTGGGCGTCACCAACGTCGACGCCGTCCGATTCGGACTGCTCTTCGAACGGTTCCTGGCCCCGGAACGGGATGGCCCGCCCGACATCGACCTCGACATCGAATCGGACCGTCGCGAGGAGGTGATCCAGTACGTCTATCGACGACACGGCCGTGATCACGCCGCTCAGGTGGCCAACGTCATCACCTATCGGGCGCGGTCGGCGGTGCGGGACGTCGCGCGGGCCCTGGGTTTCTCCCCGGGGCAACAGGACGCCTGGAGCAGCCAGATCGAACGCTGGGGGCCGCTGAGCGGGACCATCGACGACACCGACATCCCCGGACCGGTGGTGGAGTTGGCAGGCCAGTTGGAGGGCTTCCCGAGGCATCTGGGCATCCATTCCGGCGGCATGGTGATCTGCGACCAGCCGGTCAGCGAGATCTGTCCGGTGGAATGGGCGCGGATGCCGGGACGCTCGGTCCTGCAATGGGACAAGGACGATTGCGCCTCGATCAACCTGGTCAAATTCGATCTGTTGGGCCTCGGGATGCTCTCCGCCCTGCATTACATGATCGACCTGGTCGCCGAGCATCACGGCCGAACCATCGACCTCGGCGGACTCGACCTGACCGACGGTCGGGTCTACGAGATGGTGCGTCGCGCCGACACCGTCGGGGTCTTCCAAGTCGAGAGCCGAGCCCAGATGTCGACCTCGCCTCGGTTGCGGCCCAGGGAGTTCTACGACCTGGTCGTCCAGGTCGCCCTGATCCGGCCGGG
This Actinoalloteichus hymeniacidonis DNA region includes the following protein-coding sequences:
- a CDS encoding DNA polymerase Y family protein, translating into MAERTEPAETGSTACEATTAGSAADSAASPAKSTGTPTRLLVLWCPDWPVVAACADAGLEPGIPAAVLAANRVVACSTAARAEGVRRGARKRDAQSRCPGLAVLPADPARDARLFEPVAAAVEELVASVEIVRPGVIAVPVAGPASYFGGEEQIAERLIDIVAARAGVECQVGVADGLFAAIRAARRGQLIPSGATAAFLAPLPVEELIDPAERNEERERLVDLLRRLGLRTLGSFAELTAAEVASRFGFDVITAHRLARGVEERPLARRRVPIDSAVTQEFDPPVERVDAAAFAARALAERLHAGLVDRGLACVRLGIVARTEHGQELTRVWRCAEPLTSTGIADRVRWQLDGWLRRPADRDPSRGSSPRRARRAASGVGDDTEARPTSGLILLRLEPAELVGSGSLQLDMFSSRDRAGTAAAQAGRALTRVQGLLGPDAVLLPVLGGGRGPRERVRLVPWGDEPAPGLDPAQAWPGRLPSPSPSLLPDPPTSVRLLDAASEPVGVTGRYVLTAAPTQLLIGDGPPNRVSSWAGPWPVEERWWTTAFDDPSMPSVASTTAGARPEGARRVARLQVVTATTEGGGAYLLAREHGGWFIEGRY
- the purN gene encoding phosphoribosylglycinamide formyltransferase; amino-acid sequence: MLSASPPDAGPVSSRLRLPVPARVVTLLSGAGTLAQALLDAAVATDFPAQVVAVGSDRPGAEGLARAEGAGLPTFAVRLADHPDRASWNRALAEEVAAFEPDLVVSAGFMKILGPDFLARFEGRVLNTHPALLPAFPGAHAVREALDYGVRVTGSTVHLVDGGVDTGPILEQEAVVVLPSDTEQTLHERIKTVERRLLVDVVARLAREGCTVIGRKVTIP
- a CDS encoding DUF5336 domain-containing protein, with translation MSVPYGAPQQQQPQAGSPAQPAGGLSIESILAIVGAGLGLVVYLLAFGEEYIAPTFGVGGDARSATSLLVIAGILAGLALLPKGPQLQLLSSLIAVVGVLSLLQHVVHWPGDVSAMAIVALIVGILEAGAIVATWLFKEGIIKAAPKQAYPQQQGNWNPQSGGIPQAGQYGQQAPQAQYGQQQAQYGQAEQQSYGQQAAPATGGQPAQPAPQYGQQGTEIFGGVAQQPGQYGQGTPPPGGYGQG
- a CDS encoding error-prone DNA polymerase encodes the protein MAWGNPPIPWSELERRLTGRPAAQPEQQQQAQQPDQQQPDRQQPDQQQPERSLGHRRRRRMLDGLLTSVIDEHRDRAAASAAAADQVRTGAEPPSEVAYAELHCHSNFSFLDGAAHPEELVAEAARLGVRTLALTDHDGMYGVVRFAEAAAEHGVRTVFGAELSLELPGSQNGVADPAGTHLLVLARDPQGYHLLCRAISEAQLAGGEKGRPSYRLDRLAEHADGHWVILTGCRKGAVRTALTTGGPRAAAAELRRLIELFGAANVVVELVDQGLPTDSEFNDALAALAEEFGLAVVATNAVHYTAPARHRLATTVASVRARRSLDEMDGMLPPAGAAHLRSGAEMAARFARYPDAVAGAARLGEQCAFDLRLVAPTLPPFDVPAGHTESSYLRELALRGAASRHSSEHLPTALRQIEHELSVIDSLGFPGYFLVVHDIVQFCRRSDILCQGRGSAANSAVCFALGVTNVDAVRFGLLFERFLAPERDGPPDIDLDIESDRREEVIQYVYRRHGRDHAAQVANVITYRARSAVRDVARALGFSPGQQDAWSSQIERWGPLSGTIDDTDIPGPVVELAGQLEGFPRHLGIHSGGMVICDQPVSEICPVEWARMPGRSVLQWDKDDCASINLVKFDLLGLGMLSALHYMIDLVAEHHGRTIDLGGLDLTDGRVYEMVRRADTVGVFQVESRAQMSTSPRLRPREFYDLVVQVALIRPGPIQGGSVHPYIRRRNGLEEWDYEHPRLKPALQRTLGVPLFQEQMMQIAVDVADFSASEADELRRAMSSKRSTQRMERLRGRLFAGMQANGITGELAEQIYRRLLAFADFGFPESHALSFALLVFASAWFKLYYPAAFCAALLRAQPMGFYSPQSLIADARRHGVRVLRPDLNASLPYATLERPAGADSTVPPAIRLGLGGVRTIGADRAEAMHADRLANGPYLDLADLARRQRLTVAQLEALATAGAFDCLGLSRRAALWQAGAVAGEQAGKLPGLSTVDQTPMLPGMDAVETAAADVWATGVSPESYPTEFIRDRLERLGALTTERLKSVESGRRVLIGGAVTHRQRPATAGGVTFLNIEDETGMVNVVCTPTLWARYRRVARNSSALLVRGIVERHGTVVTLKADRLTDLPMRISGRSRDFR
- the purH gene encoding bifunctional phosphoribosylaminoimidazolecarboxamide formyltransferase/IMP cyclohydrolase encodes the protein MTDGSERTGHDARRPVRRALIAVSDKQNLIEFARGLHTAGVEIVSTGGTAARIAEADIPVTPVEKVTGFPECLDGRVKTLHPGVHAGLLADLRREEHAEQLRTLDIAPFDLLVVNLYPFTQTVASGAAPEDCVEQIDIGGPAMVRAGAKNHANVAVVVDPTRYSAVLDSVTSGGFTLAERQSLAADAFRHTASYDMAVATWMGETLTADAEQGGFASWLGRSWERDRVLRYGENPHQQAALYLTGGAAPTGLAGATQLHGKGMSYNNYVDADAAWRSAHDHELPCVAVIKHANPCGIAVSELADAGAIADAHRKAHACDPVSAFGGVIAANRPVTVEMAEQVSDIFTEVIIAPEFLDGAVDVLTRKKNIRILVAEPPVRGAAELRAISGGLLVQTSDAIDADGDDPANWTRVGAEVDEQTVADLAFAWRACRAVKSNAILLADGGATVGAGMGQVNRVDAARLAVARAGDRAKGSVAASDAFFPFPDGLQVLLDAGVRAVVQPGGSVRDAEVLAAAEAAGVTVFLTGTRHFAH
- a CDS encoding cell division protein PerM, with protein sequence MVTLRTAREEGTDRDAVPEAGQLDRARVVSSSVLGALLLGGLMVVALAAVTLSTAGSDGISAEALLGLSIPGWLASHQVPLTIGGYPFGVLPLLPTLILLWLVGTSVATAARRLAATAWTGLLLIAVTASAHCVLAVALAEAVTGGSAGAVLAVPSTSGLTAGLLAAVAAALGLLRAGVFGEWLDALPTSLRQGARVGLFVVAGLLAAGTSVLLIGLLSATPDVVGLFTQDRSGDAIGLLLCSLAYLPNAVIAGASFVLGPGFVFGETMVSPLAVRPGPILELPLLAALPTTSARSWWAVSLLLPIVVGLLVGRYCRRIDAARGDRLRILAWGLAMAAVLAALAAVLAGGRLGVGAFDPVRLPALGIALGVVGWTGIPAAVLVLVGHRVAESAAAVEAVAFARVRSEDGDESAEDELAEGTSEREPETDQPDADQRDTDSGTADETDPSVSAAKPETDEDDGPSAPDLGQQPRGGHDTVEPSAGSAAVPDTASERPAVEHEPGPDEPSEHAEVWPEDDQDAVPSTSAAGSAGNTSADRA